The following are encoded in a window of Aestuariirhabdus haliotis genomic DNA:
- the nadB gene encoding L-aspartate oxidase, with the protein MTIKHLHDVLVIGSGAAGLSLALELAPSVRVAVLSKASLMAGSTSQAQGGIAAVLDSTDSVADHTADTLNAGAGLCHDDAVRFTVSNSSENIHWLIEQGVPFTRSNDVTATTDDYHLTKEGGHSHRRVIHAADATGQAVASTLIERAREAKNLDLFENRLAIDLVTHRHTGSDKPRCKGAYVLNEEADQVELFQARCVVLATGGASKVYLYTSNQDGASGDGIAMAWRAGCRVANMEFNQFHPTCLYHPQAKSFLITEAVRGEGGKLRLPDGQRFMERFDPRLELAPRDIVARAMDHEMKRLGVDCVYLDISHKSKEFILEHFPTVHERCLSFGIDITRDPIPVVPAAHYTCGGVMVDHQGRTDLEGLYAIGETSFTGLHGANRLASNSLLECVVYGRSAAEDIRIELAQADTSLPNLPEWDESQVTDSDEDVIIAHNWEELRRFMWDYVGIVRTNKRLQRAKHRVDMLLQEIDEFYSNYKVSNDLIELRNLAVVADLIIRSAQQRKESRGLHYTLDYPKTLTTAVDTLLVPTNSPL; encoded by the coding sequence ATGACGATCAAGCATCTTCACGACGTACTGGTGATAGGCAGTGGCGCCGCCGGATTGAGCCTGGCGCTGGAACTTGCGCCATCGGTAAGAGTAGCGGTTCTGAGCAAAGCCAGCTTGATGGCAGGATCAACTTCCCAGGCCCAAGGCGGAATTGCTGCCGTTTTGGACAGCACTGACAGCGTGGCTGACCATACGGCGGATACGCTCAATGCCGGTGCCGGTTTATGCCATGATGACGCTGTGCGTTTTACCGTCAGCAACAGTTCTGAAAATATTCACTGGTTGATCGAACAGGGCGTACCTTTCACCCGCAGCAACGATGTCACCGCTACCACCGATGATTATCATTTAACCAAAGAAGGTGGGCACAGCCACAGACGCGTTATTCACGCCGCCGATGCCACCGGGCAGGCGGTTGCCAGCACCCTGATTGAACGAGCTCGGGAAGCCAAAAACCTGGATCTGTTTGAAAACCGGCTGGCCATTGACCTGGTCACCCATCGTCACACCGGCAGCGATAAACCTCGCTGCAAAGGAGCTTATGTCCTGAACGAAGAAGCCGACCAGGTTGAGCTTTTTCAAGCTCGTTGCGTGGTTTTGGCAACCGGAGGCGCGAGCAAGGTATACCTTTATACCAGCAATCAGGATGGTGCCAGCGGTGACGGCATTGCCATGGCCTGGCGTGCTGGTTGCCGAGTCGCCAACATGGAATTCAATCAGTTCCACCCCACCTGCCTTTATCACCCGCAGGCCAAGTCCTTCCTGATTACAGAAGCGGTTCGGGGTGAAGGCGGCAAGTTGCGCTTGCCAGATGGACAACGCTTTATGGAACGCTTCGATCCTCGCCTGGAGCTAGCACCTCGGGATATCGTTGCTCGCGCCATGGACCATGAAATGAAGCGGCTCGGGGTCGACTGTGTGTATCTGGACATTAGCCACAAATCGAAAGAATTCATCCTCGAGCATTTCCCGACCGTTCATGAACGCTGCCTGAGCTTCGGGATCGATATCACTCGGGATCCTATACCGGTGGTTCCTGCCGCCCACTATACCTGCGGTGGTGTAATGGTCGATCATCAGGGGCGCACGGACCTCGAAGGTCTCTATGCCATCGGGGAAACCAGCTTTACCGGCCTGCATGGCGCCAACCGGCTGGCCAGTAACTCTCTTCTGGAATGCGTGGTTTATGGCCGCTCGGCAGCGGAAGATATTCGTATTGAACTGGCGCAGGCCGACACCTCCTTACCCAACCTGCCCGAGTGGGATGAGAGCCAGGTAACCGATTCTGACGAGGACGTAATTATCGCTCACAACTGGGAAGAGCTTCGCCGTTTTATGTGGGATTACGTCGGCATCGTCAGAACCAACAAGCGGTTACAGCGGGCCAAACACCGGGTTGATATGCTGCTGCAAGAGATCGACGAGTTCTATAGCAACTATAAGGTAAGTAATGACCTCATCGAGCTGCGGAATCTGGCCGTGGTCGCCGATTTAAT